A genome region from Streptomyces xanthophaeus includes the following:
- a CDS encoding bifunctional [glutamine synthetase] adenylyltransferase/[glutamine synthetase]-adenylyl-L-tyrosine phosphorylase: MTVPGRRSSTFIRLLRSGFTDPSAAARLLDADALAAVRADPVLLDALGATADPDLALLGLVRLAEAQPDGELPGLLDTLVSAKPLRDRLLGVLGASEALGDHLARHPRDWLGLITYEAADLHPGLPEFELGLADAHDPVGLRVAYRRCLLSIAARDVCGTIDVAQTAAELADLATATLRAALRIASAAAPEDAALCRLAVIAMGKCGGNELNYVSDVDVIFVGDSVPGADEGKALQAATRLASHLMRICSETTVEGTIWPVDANLRPEGRNGPLVRTLASHLAYYQRWAKTWEFQALLKARAVAGDEALGAEYIAAISPLVWQAAERENFVADVQKMRRRVVDNIPAAQVDRELKLGPGGLRDVEFAVQLLQLVHGRSDATLHSGTTLDALHALAAGGYVGRADAAQLHDAYRFLRAMEHRIQLYRLRRTHLVPEDENDLRRLGRSMGLRTEPVAELNKAWRRHASVVRRLHEKLFYRPLLDAVAQLTPGETRLSPRAAGQRLEALGYADPASALRHLEALASGVTRKAAIQRTLLPVMLGWFAESADPDAGLLNFRKVSDALGKTPWYLRLLRDEGAAAENLARVLSAGRLAPDLLMRAPEAVALLGDPEGLQPRTHEALEQEVLAAVGRAENPEAAVAAARGVRRRELFRTTAADIIGSYGTEDNPAEEDHGALVDRVGGAVSDLTAATIAGALRAAVHSHYGDTLPTRFAVIGVGRFGGHELGYGSDADVLFVHEPREGVDEQEAAKAAQTVIAEMRRLLQLPTTDPPLLIDADLRPEGRSGPLVRTLASYAAYYRRWSLTWESQALLRAEPVAGDADIGARFIELIDPLRYPMEGLGEDAVREIRRLKARMESERMPRGADPTLHTKLGRGGLSDVEWTVQLIQMRHAWAEPGLRTTRTREALAAAHAAGLIPTEEAQILDEAWVLATRVRNAVMLVRGRAGDTFPTEARELAAVGRYLGYAEGTVGELLDDYRRITRRARAVVDELFYGA, encoded by the coding sequence ATGACGGTCCCGGGACGCAGGAGCAGCACCTTCATCCGGCTGCTCCGCAGCGGCTTCACCGACCCCTCCGCCGCCGCCCGGCTGCTCGACGCCGACGCGCTCGCGGCCGTACGCGCCGATCCCGTGCTCCTCGACGCCCTCGGCGCGACCGCCGACCCCGACCTCGCCCTCCTCGGCCTCGTCCGGCTCGCCGAGGCCCAGCCGGACGGCGAGCTGCCCGGGCTCCTCGACACCCTCGTCAGCGCCAAGCCGCTACGCGACCGGCTGCTCGGCGTGCTCGGCGCCTCCGAGGCCCTCGGCGACCACCTCGCCCGCCACCCCCGCGACTGGCTCGGCCTCATCACCTACGAGGCCGCCGACCTGCACCCCGGACTCCCCGAGTTCGAGCTCGGCCTCGCCGACGCGCACGACCCCGTCGGCCTGCGCGTCGCCTACCGCCGCTGCCTGCTCTCCATCGCCGCCCGCGACGTCTGCGGCACCATCGACGTCGCCCAGACCGCCGCCGAGCTCGCCGACCTCGCCACCGCCACCCTCCGCGCGGCCCTGCGGATCGCCTCCGCCGCCGCCCCCGAGGACGCCGCCCTGTGCCGTCTCGCCGTCATCGCGATGGGCAAGTGCGGCGGCAACGAGCTGAACTACGTGTCCGACGTCGACGTCATCTTCGTCGGCGACTCGGTCCCCGGCGCAGACGAGGGCAAGGCCCTCCAGGCCGCCACCCGCCTCGCCTCCCACCTCATGCGGATCTGCTCGGAGACCACCGTCGAGGGCACCATCTGGCCCGTCGACGCCAACCTCCGCCCCGAAGGCCGCAACGGCCCCCTCGTCCGCACCCTCGCCTCCCACCTGGCCTACTACCAGCGCTGGGCCAAGACATGGGAGTTCCAGGCCCTCCTCAAGGCCCGCGCGGTGGCCGGCGACGAGGCCCTGGGCGCCGAATACATCGCCGCCATAAGCCCGCTGGTCTGGCAGGCCGCCGAACGTGAGAACTTCGTCGCCGACGTCCAGAAGATGCGCCGCCGCGTCGTCGACAACATCCCAGCCGCCCAGGTCGACCGCGAGCTGAAACTCGGCCCCGGCGGCCTGCGCGACGTCGAGTTCGCCGTCCAGCTGCTCCAGCTCGTCCACGGCCGCAGCGACGCCACCCTGCACTCCGGCACCACCCTCGACGCCCTGCACGCCCTCGCCGCCGGCGGCTACGTCGGCCGCGCCGACGCCGCCCAACTGCACGACGCGTACCGTTTCCTGCGCGCCATGGAGCACCGCATCCAGCTCTACCGGCTGCGCCGCACCCACCTCGTCCCCGAGGACGAGAACGACCTGCGGCGCCTCGGCCGCTCCATGGGCCTGCGCACCGAACCCGTCGCCGAACTCAACAAGGCCTGGCGCCGGCACGCCTCCGTCGTACGCCGCCTGCACGAGAAGCTCTTCTACCGGCCGCTGCTCGACGCCGTCGCCCAGCTCACCCCGGGCGAGACCCGGCTCTCCCCGCGCGCCGCCGGCCAGCGCCTCGAAGCCCTCGGCTACGCCGACCCGGCCTCGGCCCTGCGCCACCTCGAAGCCCTCGCCTCCGGCGTCACCCGCAAGGCCGCCATCCAGCGCACCCTGCTGCCGGTGATGCTCGGCTGGTTCGCCGAGTCCGCCGACCCGGACGCCGGCCTGCTGAACTTCCGCAAGGTCTCCGACGCCCTCGGCAAGACCCCCTGGTACCTGCGCCTGCTGCGCGACGAGGGCGCCGCCGCCGAGAACCTCGCCCGCGTCCTGTCCGCCGGGCGCCTCGCCCCCGACCTGCTGATGCGCGCCCCCGAGGCCGTGGCCCTGCTCGGCGACCCCGAAGGCCTGCAGCCCCGTACGCACGAGGCCCTGGAGCAGGAGGTCCTCGCCGCCGTCGGCCGCGCCGAGAACCCGGAGGCCGCCGTCGCCGCCGCCCGCGGCGTGCGCCGTCGCGAGCTGTTCCGCACCACCGCGGCCGACATCATCGGCTCGTACGGTACGGAGGACAACCCGGCCGAGGAGGACCACGGCGCCCTCGTCGACCGGGTCGGCGGGGCCGTTTCCGACCTCACCGCCGCCACCATCGCCGGGGCCCTGCGCGCCGCCGTCCACAGCCACTACGGCGATACGCTGCCCACCCGCTTCGCCGTCATCGGCGTCGGCCGCTTCGGCGGACACGAACTCGGCTACGGCTCCGACGCCGACGTCCTGTTCGTCCACGAACCCCGCGAGGGCGTCGACGAACAGGAGGCCGCCAAGGCCGCCCAGACCGTCATCGCCGAGATGCGCAGGCTGCTCCAGCTGCCCACCACCGACCCGCCGCTGCTCATCGACGCCGACCTGCGCCCCGAGGGCCGCTCCGGCCCGCTGGTGCGCACGCTGGCCTCCTACGCCGCCTACTACCGGCGCTGGTCCCTGACCTGGGAGAGCCAGGCCCTGCTGCGCGCCGAACCGGTGGCGGGCGACGCCGACATCGGCGCCCGCTTCATCGAGCTGATCGATCCGCTGCGTTACCCGATGGAGGGGCTCGGCGAGGACGCCGTGCGCGAGATCCGCCGGCTCAAGGCCCGCATGGAGTCGGAGCGGATGCCGCGCGGGGCCGACCCGACCCTGCACACCAAGCTCGGCCGCGGCGGCCTCAGCGACGTCGAGTGGACCGTCCAGCTGATCCAGATGCGGCACGCCTGGGCCGAACCGGGCCTGCGTACCACCCGTACCCGCGAGGCCCTGGCGGCCGCCCACGCGGCCGGGCTGATCCCGACCGAGGAGGCGCAGATCCTGGACGAGGCCTGGGTGCTGGCGACCCGGGTCCGCAACGCCGTGATGCTGGTCCGCGGGCGCGCCGGGGACACCTTCCCCACCGAGGCCCGGGAACTCGCGGCCGTGGGCCGCTACCTCGGATACGCCGAGGGCACGGTCGGGGAGTTGCTGGACGACTACCGCCGCATCACCCGCCGGGCCCGGGCGGTCGTGGACGAACTCTTCTACGGCGCGTAG
- a CDS encoding CAP domain-containing protein, whose protein sequence is MQKHRKKSSYKKIVIGVGALALVGVPTAAMACFDGQDNGNGNGWTRTASHQQQRPWQWQPTPSATPSTLAPVDAPLPATSPSSSPAEASPSSPAETAAAPVVETTPPAQQPKPKPPVATTKPQAPAPSKPAAAPASGEIAQVLALVNKERASAGCQAVSLNAKLTKAAQDHSADMASHSNMSHTGSDGSDPGARITRAGYTWSTYGENVAYGYSTPEKVMEGWMNSQGHRENILNCSFKEIGIGLAQPGYYWTQDFGTAR, encoded by the coding sequence ATGCAGAAGCATCGGAAGAAGTCGTCCTACAAGAAAATAGTCATCGGCGTCGGCGCGCTCGCCCTCGTGGGTGTTCCCACCGCCGCCATGGCCTGCTTCGACGGTCAGGACAACGGCAACGGCAACGGCTGGACGCGGACCGCGAGCCACCAGCAGCAGCGCCCGTGGCAGTGGCAGCCCACGCCCTCGGCCACTCCGAGCACCCTGGCGCCCGTGGACGCCCCGCTCCCGGCCACGTCGCCGAGCAGCAGCCCCGCCGAGGCCTCTCCGAGCAGCCCCGCCGAGACCGCCGCAGCGCCCGTCGTGGAGACCACGCCGCCCGCGCAGCAGCCGAAGCCGAAGCCGCCGGTCGCCACCACGAAGCCGCAGGCGCCCGCGCCGTCGAAGCCGGCCGCAGCGCCGGCCTCCGGCGAGATCGCCCAGGTCCTCGCGCTCGTGAACAAGGAGCGCGCCTCGGCCGGATGCCAGGCCGTCTCCCTCAACGCGAAGCTCACGAAGGCCGCGCAGGACCACAGCGCCGACATGGCCTCCCACAGCAACATGTCCCACACCGGCTCCGACGGCTCGGACCCGGGCGCGCGGATCACCCGCGCCGGGTACACCTGGAGCACGTACGGCGAGAACGTCGCCTACGGCTACAGCACGCCCGAGAAGGTCATGGAGGGCTGGATGAACAGCCAGGGCCACCGGGAGAACATCCTGAACTGCTCCTTCAAGGAGATCGGTATCGGCCTGGCGCAGCCCGGCTACTACTGGACGCAGGACTTCGGCACGGCGCGCTGA
- a CDS encoding PIG-L family deacetylase produces MSDSWQGPQGYQGHEGYQGHEGYEGLQGYEGYQEHQRYPAQQPYQGPPQQQQHAYAHPPQQVQQVQQVQQVQQVQQVQQIQQALPQVDLADGAEPVDPPADAEAPEAEAPESTGSTATDSRRRARRLARGKGGARGKGGARSGSRRRRRAGLVKVVAFCVVTAAGSLLLLRGNELLDRLGSPTVPDKAAGTPTPAPEPPDPGRVLQVIAHPDDDLYFMNPDLRYSISAGHPVTSVYLTSGEADGINAGAAKAATTKPDKPAYAEARQNGIRAAYAKMATGDRGSPWTRTVVPTKGGGHAEIDVLVAKPQVNLVWLQLREAGSVYDNVPDSLHGLWDGKVPRLDSMLASGTPVKEKFSYSKDQVVQTLVGILEQYRPTTVRSQDPTPGRHPDTKRYTDHQDHFYGARFVQLATTAYAKDVTDRPHFAVQNYSGYINGSLPSTLDPDEAREKLDILGTYAWLDRQNHCNSPAGCGDLKVSDQPGGNRWSDSINYTRGTSTSWLTSDPEHGLWAFKVLDGQVALWHRPGLVGRWKGPDLLPGTGMDPGVSTVTLADGRIAAFGTRTSFGAKPTDYKREVVYVVQKQPGAEEFTEWQSLGTPETADETWTSDISAPAVSVDGTGQLAVYVRDGAYSLRGRVQRADGSWGPWEKYGGTDLHGSPATATDGAGRRMVFSATSKSVVGWVQPKPGAPLGQVTATGLPDTTLPLTADGREGGVRLWFRKPGSGNVRTALITGEGGLKVSQMTDLGGLQGFGSVTASGHLLAGRTAGGQLGSEAGSGRPWERSPLMFVGAPSSTMTGKSLVSLAVVGLDARLYVTSSADAPNAHLAPWQPVGPRNAPASP; encoded by the coding sequence ATGTCCGACTCCTGGCAGGGCCCGCAGGGGTACCAGGGACACGAGGGGTATCAGGGGCACGAGGGGTACGAGGGACTCCAGGGGTATGAGGGGTACCAGGAGCACCAGCGGTATCCGGCACAACAGCCGTACCAGGGGCCCCCGCAACAGCAGCAGCACGCGTACGCGCACCCGCCCCAGCAGGTCCAGCAGGTCCAGCAGGTCCAGCAGGTCCAGCAGGTCCAGCAGGTCCAGCAGATCCAGCAGGCCCTGCCCCAGGTGGACTTGGCCGACGGGGCCGAACCTGTCGACCCGCCCGCCGATGCCGAGGCCCCCGAGGCCGAAGCCCCCGAATCCACCGGATCCACCGCCACCGACAGCCGCCGGCGGGCGCGCCGCCTCGCCCGCGGCAAGGGCGGGGCACGCGGCAAGGGCGGAGCCCGCAGCGGGTCCCGTCGCCGCCGCCGGGCCGGCCTCGTCAAGGTCGTCGCCTTCTGCGTGGTCACCGCCGCCGGGAGCCTTCTCCTGCTCCGGGGCAACGAACTCCTCGACCGCCTCGGCTCCCCCACCGTCCCCGACAAGGCGGCCGGCACCCCCACCCCCGCCCCTGAGCCGCCCGACCCCGGCCGGGTGCTCCAGGTCATCGCGCATCCCGACGACGACCTGTACTTCATGAACCCGGACCTGCGGTACTCCATATCCGCCGGCCACCCCGTCACCTCGGTCTACCTGACCTCCGGCGAGGCCGACGGCATCAACGCCGGCGCCGCCAAGGCGGCCACCACCAAGCCCGACAAGCCCGCCTACGCCGAGGCCCGCCAGAACGGCATCCGCGCCGCCTACGCCAAGATGGCCACCGGCGACCGCGGCAGCCCCTGGACCCGCACCGTCGTCCCGACCAAGGGCGGCGGCCACGCCGAGATCGACGTCCTCGTCGCCAAGCCCCAGGTCAACCTCGTCTGGTTGCAGCTGCGCGAGGCCGGCTCCGTCTACGACAACGTCCCGGACAGCCTGCACGGCCTGTGGGACGGCAAGGTTCCCCGCCTGGACTCCATGCTCGCGTCCGGCACCCCGGTCAAGGAGAAGTTCTCGTACTCCAAGGACCAGGTCGTCCAGACCCTCGTGGGCATCCTGGAGCAGTACCGGCCGACCACCGTCCGCTCCCAGGACCCGACCCCCGGCCGGCATCCCGACACCAAGCGCTACACCGACCACCAGGACCACTTCTACGGCGCCCGGTTCGTGCAGCTGGCCACCACCGCCTACGCCAAGGACGTCACGGACCGCCCGCACTTCGCGGTGCAGAACTACTCCGGCTACATAAACGGCTCGCTCCCCAGCACCCTGGACCCGGACGAGGCCAGGGAGAAGCTGGACATCCTGGGCACCTACGCCTGGCTCGACCGGCAGAACCACTGCAACAGCCCCGCCGGCTGCGGCGACCTCAAGGTCTCCGACCAGCCGGGCGGCAACCGCTGGTCGGACTCCATCAACTACACCCGCGGCACCAGCACCAGCTGGCTGACCTCCGATCCCGAGCACGGCCTGTGGGCCTTCAAGGTGCTCGACGGCCAGGTGGCGCTCTGGCACCGGCCCGGCCTCGTCGGCCGCTGGAAGGGCCCGGACCTGCTCCCCGGCACCGGCATGGACCCGGGCGTGAGCACCGTGACCCTGGCGGACGGCCGGATAGCCGCCTTCGGCACCCGCACCTCCTTCGGCGCGAAGCCCACCGACTACAAGCGCGAGGTCGTCTACGTCGTCCAGAAGCAGCCGGGGGCCGAGGAGTTCACGGAGTGGCAGTCGCTCGGCACCCCCGAGACCGCGGACGAGACCTGGACCTCCGACATCAGCGCGCCGGCCGTATCGGTCGACGGCACCGGGCAGTTGGCGGTGTACGTCCGCGACGGCGCGTACAGCCTGCGCGGCCGGGTGCAGCGGGCGGACGGCAGCTGGGGCCCCTGGGAGAAGTACGGCGGCACCGACCTGCACGGGTCCCCGGCCACCGCGACCGACGGCGCCGGGCGCCGCATGGTGTTCTCCGCCACCTCCAAGTCGGTGGTGGGCTGGGTGCAGCCGAAGCCGGGCGCCCCGCTGGGCCAGGTCACGGCCACCGGGCTGCCGGACACCACGCTCCCGCTGACGGCGGACGGCCGCGAGGGCGGGGTGCGGCTGTGGTTCCGCAAGCCCGGCTCCGGCAATGTCCGTACCGCCCTGATCACGGGTGAGGGCGGGCTGAAGGTGAGCCAGATGACCGACCTCGGCGGCCTCCAGGGCTTCGGCTCGGTGACGGCGAGCGGGCACCTGCTGGCGGGCCGTACCGCGGGCGGCCAACTGGGCTCGGAAGCCGGGTCGGGGCGGCCGTGGGAACGGTCCCCGCTGATGTTCGTCGGCGCGCCCTCCTCCACGATGACCGGCAAGAGCCTGGTCAGCCTGGCGGTGGTGGGGCTCGACGCGCGGCTGTACGTGACCTCCTCGGCCGACGCGCCGAACGCGCACCTCGCGCCGTGGCAGCCGGTGGGCCCGCGCAACGCGCCCGCATCGCCGTAG
- a CDS encoding WD40 repeat domain-containing protein, with product MARPGASGSEDGGEGPRRYLIAAVVAEYPKNRDWDRPGLLEARDKIVELFTGRLGHRLHDPLPLNPTGRRLTDALRAFCTSPERREDDLLTVYLSCHGEILDDGEEHVLLTADTDPADLTYTALPTADLTRAVLRGSRIRRVLLLLDACYVGQGGNQMAAAALERLGATWGRSSGSGLVVVSSAQPHQSAVTGVFPKLLEDAVAGLSVAGHGPDTLSVNAVVQHINGSKDLPGHQRIGLAMVGLDGEPPAFFPNPRHDVRLNEVDLALQRTAAFDEEDRRRETEFTSRLLVRAMGYNSQAGAAAWWFSGRRTALRDLASWLNDADGESRTVCRVVTAAPGSGKTAVLGLVATLTHPERHRTVPLHALDLPADLLDVDAVDAAVYAQRLTDTEVLEAVCAAARVRAATVGELLEALGRRARPLTVLIDALDEAATPGTLCGSVLRPLIEHSGGRLRLLLGTRPYLLPRLGIGPADTIDLDDARYADPEALAVYAARNLLEAHPASPYRERLQAVRPVAEAVALAAGHSFLIARLTAGTLAATPAVPDADDPAWRASLPRHAGDAMRQDLHQRLGDDARRATDLLRPLAYSQGQGLPWEDIWAPLATAISGRAYTDDDLVWLRSEAGSYVVEATENGRSAYRLYHEAMAEHLREGTDPEAVHAAYARVLVGRVPGHVDATPNWSRAHPYALAHLAHHAARAGLLDEVLADSEYLVHAEPRGLTPYLHRAHGDAARLTAAVYRTSVHLHRDATAQLRRQALALDAARAGARELHDSLTSRIPPGEWAPVWATGSTFNSALRDTLTGHDGSVHAVACTELDGRPVSVTGGNDGTVRIWHLNSGQVIGKPITAHDGPVRAVACTVVDGNPVAVTGGDDGMLGMWDLSTRRAVGEPVTAHDGWVMAVACTTIDGRPVAVTGGDDGTLRTWDLNTRRAVGEPIAAHDGWVMAVACTTIDGRPVAVTGGNDGTFKTWDLNTHRGLGEPITSYDYWVRAVACTMIDGRPVAVTGGDDGTARVWELNTRQGLGEPITSHDHWVRAVACTTIDGRPVAVTGGNDGTVRMWDAATGHSVGEPLASHDGWVHAVACTMIDDRPVAVTGGRDGTVRVWDLNTRPTVGDPVTGHDDWVYGAACTVVDDRAVAVTAGDDGTVRVWDVGTGRSIGEPLTGHDGWVRAVACTVIDGNPVAVTGGRDTTVRVWDLNTRQAIGKPLTGHNDRIRAVACTAVDGRPVAVTGGHHGTLRIWDLITRQAIGEPLTGHDGWVYTVACTVVDGRPVAVTGGRDGTVRIWDLNTRRAVGEPLTGHGDWVRSVSCTTVGGRPVAVTGGDDGTLRMWDLHTRRAVGEPLTGHGDWVRVVACAVIDGNPVAITGGRDTAVRLWDMRTWSVGTRIFLGQPTAIALTGTGDLAFCYRDDVAVFRRRPHSP from the coding sequence ATGGCCCGGCCTGGCGCGAGCGGTTCCGAGGACGGTGGCGAGGGGCCTCGGCGGTATCTGATCGCCGCAGTGGTGGCCGAGTACCCGAAGAACCGGGACTGGGACCGGCCCGGTCTGCTGGAGGCCCGCGACAAAATCGTCGAGCTGTTCACCGGCCGGCTCGGCCACCGCCTCCACGACCCGCTGCCGCTCAACCCCACCGGGCGCCGACTGACCGACGCCCTGCGTGCGTTCTGCACGTCGCCGGAGCGCCGGGAGGACGACCTCCTGACGGTCTACCTGTCCTGCCACGGCGAGATCCTCGACGACGGCGAGGAACACGTCCTGCTCACCGCCGACACCGACCCCGCGGACCTGACCTACACCGCCCTGCCGACCGCGGACCTGACACGGGCCGTGCTGCGCGGGTCCCGGATCCGGCGGGTCCTGCTCCTGCTGGACGCCTGTTACGTCGGCCAGGGCGGCAACCAGATGGCCGCCGCAGCGCTGGAGCGTCTCGGTGCGACCTGGGGCAGGAGCTCCGGTTCGGGACTGGTGGTCGTCTCCTCCGCGCAGCCGCACCAGTCGGCCGTGACCGGCGTCTTCCCGAAGCTGCTGGAGGACGCGGTCGCCGGCCTGTCGGTCGCCGGGCACGGCCCGGACACGCTGTCGGTGAACGCGGTGGTGCAGCACATCAACGGCTCGAAGGACCTGCCCGGCCATCAGCGGATCGGCCTGGCGATGGTGGGCCTGGACGGCGAGCCTCCGGCGTTCTTCCCCAACCCCCGCCACGACGTCCGGCTGAACGAGGTCGACCTCGCACTGCAGCGGACCGCCGCGTTCGACGAGGAGGACCGGAGGCGGGAGACGGAGTTCACGAGCCGGCTGCTGGTGCGCGCGATGGGCTACAACAGCCAGGCCGGGGCGGCAGCGTGGTGGTTCAGCGGCCGCCGCACCGCCCTCCGCGATCTTGCGTCATGGCTCAACGATGCCGACGGCGAAAGCAGAACGGTCTGCCGGGTGGTGACCGCCGCCCCCGGCTCGGGCAAGACGGCCGTGCTGGGTCTGGTCGCCACGCTCACCCACCCCGAACGGCACCGGACCGTACCTCTGCACGCCCTCGACCTGCCCGCCGACCTGCTGGACGTCGACGCGGTCGATGCCGCCGTCTACGCCCAGCGCCTGACCGACACCGAGGTCCTGGAAGCCGTCTGCGCCGCCGCGCGCGTCCGGGCCGCGACCGTCGGCGAACTCCTCGAAGCCCTCGGCCGGCGGGCACGGCCGCTGACCGTCCTCATCGACGCCCTCGACGAAGCCGCCACCCCCGGCACCCTCTGCGGTTCGGTTCTGCGCCCGCTCATCGAGCACTCCGGCGGCCGCCTCCGCCTGCTTCTCGGTACCCGCCCCTACCTCCTGCCGCGCCTGGGCATCGGCCCCGCCGACACCATCGACCTCGACGACGCGCGCTACGCCGACCCCGAAGCCCTGGCCGTCTACGCCGCGCGCAACCTGCTCGAAGCCCACCCTGCCTCCCCCTACCGCGAGCGGCTCCAGGCCGTACGCCCCGTCGCGGAGGCCGTCGCCCTGGCCGCCGGGCACTCCTTCCTCATCGCCCGTCTCACGGCCGGAACCCTCGCCGCGACCCCGGCCGTCCCCGACGCGGACGACCCCGCCTGGCGCGCATCCCTGCCCCGGCACGCGGGCGACGCCATGCGCCAGGACCTCCACCAACGCCTCGGCGACGACGCCCGGCGCGCGACCGACCTGCTGCGGCCGCTGGCCTACTCCCAAGGCCAGGGCCTGCCCTGGGAGGACATCTGGGCGCCTCTCGCCACCGCGATCTCCGGCCGCGCCTATACGGACGACGACCTCGTGTGGCTGCGTAGCGAGGCCGGTTCGTACGTCGTCGAGGCCACCGAGAACGGCCGCTCCGCCTACCGGCTCTACCACGAGGCGATGGCCGAGCACCTGCGCGAGGGCACGGACCCCGAGGCGGTGCACGCGGCGTACGCGCGCGTTCTCGTCGGCCGCGTTCCGGGCCACGTCGACGCCACCCCCAACTGGTCCCGGGCCCACCCCTACGCCCTGGCCCACCTCGCCCACCACGCAGCCCGGGCCGGGCTCCTCGACGAGGTGCTCGCCGACAGCGAGTACCTGGTCCACGCCGAGCCGCGCGGCCTCACCCCGTACCTGCACCGCGCCCATGGCGACGCGGCCCGGCTGACCGCCGCGGTGTACCGGACCAGCGTCCACCTCCACCGGGACGCCACCGCGCAACTGCGGCGCCAGGCCCTCGCCCTGGACGCGGCCCGTGCGGGCGCCCGCGAACTCCACGACAGCCTCACGAGCCGTATACCGCCCGGCGAGTGGGCGCCCGTCTGGGCCACCGGCAGCACCTTCAATTCCGCCCTCCGGGACACCCTCACCGGCCACGACGGCTCGGTGCATGCGGTGGCGTGTACGGAACTGGACGGTCGTCCTGTCTCGGTCACCGGCGGGAACGACGGGACGGTACGGATCTGGCACCTCAACTCCGGCCAGGTCATCGGCAAGCCCATCACCGCACACGACGGTCCCGTGCGCGCGGTGGCCTGCACGGTCGTCGACGGCAACCCGGTCGCCGTCACCGGCGGGGACGACGGCATGCTCGGAATGTGGGACCTGAGCACCCGCCGGGCCGTCGGCGAACCCGTCACCGCCCACGACGGCTGGGTGATGGCAGTGGCCTGCACGACGATCGACGGCCGTCCGGTCGCCGTCACCGGCGGGGACGACGGAACGCTCAGGACGTGGGACCTGAACACCCGCCGGGCCGTCGGCGAACCCATCGCCGCCCACGACGGCTGGGTGATGGCTGTCGCCTGCACGACGATCGACGGCCGTCCGGTCGCCGTCACCGGCGGGAATGACGGGACGTTCAAGACGTGGGACCTGAACACCCACCGGGGCCTGGGCGAACCGATCACCAGCTACGACTACTGGGTTCGCGCTGTGGCCTGCACGATGATCGACGGCCGTCCGGTCGCCGTCACCGGCGGGGACGACGGGACGGCACGGGTCTGGGAGCTGAACACCCGTCAAGGCCTGGGCGAGCCCATCACCAGCCACGACCACTGGGTTCGCGCTGTCGCCTGCACGACGATCGACGGCCGTCCGGTCGCCGTCACCGGTGGAAACGACGGGACGGTGCGCATGTGGGACGCCGCCACCGGCCACAGCGTCGGCGAACCCCTCGCCAGCCACGACGGCTGGGTGCACGCGGTGGCCTGCACGATGATCGACGATCGCCCGGTCGCCGTCACCGGCGGCCGCGACGGGACCGTACGGGTCTGGGACCTGAACACCCGGCCGACCGTCGGCGATCCCGTGACCGGCCACGACGACTGGGTGTACGGGGCGGCCTGCACGGTGGTCGACGATCGTGCGGTCGCCGTCACCGCCGGGGACGACGGGACCGTCCGGGTGTGGGACGTGGGCACCGGCAGATCCATCGGCGAACCCCTCACCGGCCACGACGGCTGGGTGCGCGCGGTGGCCTGCACAGTGATCGACGGCAATCCGGTCGCCGTCACCGGCGGCCGCGACACGACCGTACGGGTCTGGGACCTGAACACCCGCCAAGCCATCGGCAAGCCCCTCACCGGCCACAACGACCGGATTCGGGCTGTGGCCTGCACGGCGGTCGACGGCCGTCCGGTCGCCGTCACCGGCGGACACCACGGGACCTTGCGGATCTGGGACCTGATCACCCGCCAGGCCATCGGTGAACCCCTCACCGGCCACGACGGCTGGGTCTACACGGTGGCCTGCACGGTGGTCGACGGCCGTCCGGTCGCTGTCACCGGCGGACGCGACGGAACCGTACGCATCTGGGACCTGAACACCCGCCGGGCCGTCGGCGAACCCCTCACCGGCCATGGCGACTGGGTGCGCTCGGTCTCCTGCACGACGGTTGGCGGCCGTCCCGTCGCCGTCACCGGCGGGGACGACGGGACGCTCAGGATGTGGGACCTGCACACCCGCCGAGCCGTCGGTGAACCCCTCACCGGCCACGGCGACTGGGTGCGGGTCGTGGCCTGCGCGGTGATCGACGGCAACCCGGTCGCCATCACCGGCGGTCGTGACACGGCGGTGCGGCTGTGGGACATGCGGACCTGGTCGGTCGGCACGAGAATCTTCCTCGGCCAGCCGACCGCCATCGCTCTCACCGGCACCGGCGACCTCGCCTTCTGCTACCGCGACGACGTCGCCGTCTTCCGCCGCAGGCCGCACTCCCCGTGA